The proteins below come from a single Candidatus Krumholzibacteriia bacterium genomic window:
- a CDS encoding sulfotransferase yields MKPATTAFPLLVIPGMARSGTTYLYHALGDHPEIVTPVRKETNFFGPRYGRGPTWFASLFEETPRLRWAADISPTYFNDADCIDRIHIWNGPVRLVMGVRDPVDYAVSLYEHLEAIGQSVPDFEDFLQGFVQESHGGSFPHHFHPGALMGRVEEFLAAFGTEILIYDYAALSRSPLEVLERIEAFLELSPWFESSRVRTRPINARGSRILPNPIRRVGRESTYDTVMGLVPTRLLRRVRRLVDYVDAAVTRPRIADPSKASLAHHHLREDQERYRAMFRSSSFVVGNDTGATRTTKEECTA; encoded by the coding sequence ATGAAGCCAGCGACAACTGCGTTTCCTCTTCTCGTGATTCCCGGAATGGCGCGTTCCGGAACGACGTACCTCTACCACGCCCTGGGTGACCATCCGGAAATCGTGACTCCGGTGCGTAAGGAGACCAATTTCTTCGGCCCCCGGTACGGGCGCGGTCCCACGTGGTTCGCCAGTCTGTTCGAAGAAACACCCCGGCTGCGGTGGGCGGCCGACATCAGCCCCACCTACTTCAACGACGCCGACTGCATCGATCGAATCCATATCTGGAACGGCCCCGTCCGGCTCGTCATGGGGGTTCGTGATCCCGTGGACTACGCGGTATCCCTGTACGAGCACCTCGAAGCGATCGGACAAAGCGTTCCCGACTTCGAAGACTTCTTGCAGGGTTTCGTCCAGGAGTCGCACGGCGGCTCGTTTCCGCACCATTTCCACCCCGGAGCACTGATGGGTCGGGTCGAGGAGTTCCTCGCGGCATTCGGGACCGAAATCCTGATCTACGACTACGCCGCTCTGTCCCGATCACCGCTCGAGGTTCTGGAACGCATCGAGGCGTTCCTCGAACTCTCGCCGTGGTTCGAGTCTTCTCGTGTGAGAACGAGACCCATCAATGCGCGGGGCTCGCGGATTCTCCCGAATCCGATCCGCCGAGTAGGACGTGAGAGCACCTACGACACGGTGATGGGCCTCGTCCCGACTCGGTTGCTCCGTCGCGTACGACGGCTCGTCGACTATGTCGATGCAGCCGTCACACGGCCCCGGATCGCCGATCCTTCGAAAGCCTCCCTCGCGCACCACCACCTCCGCGAAGATCAAGAGCGATATCGCGCGATGTTCCGGTCGTCGTCGTTCGTGGTCGGCAACGACACGGGCGCGACCCGAACCACGAAAGAGGAGTGTACGGCGTGA
- a CDS encoding lysylphosphatidylglycerol synthase transmembrane domain-containing protein produces MGRILGKQPVGAVFRALVSLALISTLFIAHDWRDGFARVGDAALAGICIGLSMFALRNLAHALRWKTLLDAVGVRAEFGWVHRVTYIGASASTFLPSSIGGDLARGWWAHGHGLSVRETAATVVVDRLIGILSMFLLFVLAAPFAEMSVDPIHPSFAGATIAVAGIVVTTALLVSRLTTARRRLTEALQAVRRSVGSMEPGNGLRHLGSALFWSGLGHLAALAAVVAFARAVDVQIPTLSIMAATAVSWLASLMPISLGGFGPREAVLASLLVRAGTAPEDAIAVAILWDLAIVIQAIVGMVAATIPGTDRRTGATTHDSERGSPASP; encoded by the coding sequence ATGGGGAGAATCCTTGGGAAACAACCGGTAGGGGCGGTTTTCCGCGCCCTCGTTTCGCTGGCCCTGATCTCCACCCTGTTCATTGCCCACGACTGGCGCGATGGGTTCGCACGGGTCGGCGACGCTGCACTCGCCGGAATCTGCATCGGCCTCTCGATGTTCGCACTCAGGAATCTCGCTCATGCTCTGCGGTGGAAAACTCTTCTCGATGCCGTTGGGGTTCGCGCGGAATTCGGTTGGGTCCACCGCGTCACCTACATCGGTGCCAGCGCCTCGACGTTCCTACCGTCGTCAATCGGAGGCGACCTGGCGCGCGGTTGGTGGGCCCACGGTCACGGACTCTCGGTCCGCGAGACCGCCGCGACCGTCGTCGTCGACCGGTTGATCGGCATTCTTTCCATGTTCCTCCTCTTCGTGCTCGCCGCTCCCTTTGCGGAGATGTCAGTCGATCCGATCCATCCGAGTTTCGCCGGCGCCACGATCGCTGTGGCCGGCATCGTCGTGACCACGGCACTTCTCGTCTCACGCCTGACGACTGCACGTCGTCGGCTGACCGAGGCACTGCAGGCCGTACGACGTTCCGTAGGTTCCATGGAACCCGGAAACGGTCTCCGCCATCTGGGATCCGCACTCTTCTGGAGCGGACTCGGGCACCTGGCGGCGTTGGCAGCTGTCGTGGCCTTCGCCCGCGCGGTCGACGTCCAGATTCCCACTCTCAGCATCATGGCCGCCACGGCTGTCTCGTGGCTCGCGAGCCTGATGCCGATCAGCCTCGGCGGTTTCGGTCCGAGAGAGGCCGTTCTCGCCTCGCTCCTGGTTCGGGCCGGCACCGCGCCCGAAGATGCGATCGCAGTCGCCATCCTCTGGGATCTGGCCATCGTGATCCAGGCGATCGTCGGAATGGTTGCAGCGACCATTCCCGGAACAGACCGGCGAACCGGCGCGACGACGCACGATTCGGAGCGCGGTTCCCCCGCCTCCCCCTGA